One genomic window of Paenibacillus xylanilyticus includes the following:
- a CDS encoding nitrate/nitrite transporter produces MESKSFWKSGHKPSLFGAFLYFDISFMIWGMLGPLAVVIAMDYPMTPLEKANLVALPILGGSILRLVLGFMSDYIGPKLTAQIGMSITLIPLLLGWLWVDSLSQLYVVALLLGVAGASFAAALPLAGQWYPKEHQGLAMGIAGAGNSGTVLATLFANRLATHFGSWEVVFGLAIIPIVVVFILFSIFARNSPNRPAPKKLSEYGTLLKQRDAWVFCAFYCVTFGGFVGLCNYLTIFFNTQYSLSPVRAADITTFCVIAGSFFRPVGGYLADKIGGTRMLTFLYTGACVMLVGVSFLPPLPVVVVMLFLGMMCLGAGNGSVFQLVPQRFGNEIGLMTGIVGAAGGLGGYALPLILGQLYSSYQSYTPGFVILSLIAAASMLLVLVMQSKWRGQWLKKSFTTSKTESTSLSS; encoded by the coding sequence GTGGAGAGCAAAAGTTTTTGGAAGAGCGGGCATAAGCCCAGCCTGTTCGGGGCATTTCTGTATTTTGATATCAGTTTTATGATCTGGGGCATGCTTGGCCCCCTCGCGGTTGTTATTGCCATGGACTACCCGATGACCCCTCTGGAAAAAGCCAACCTTGTGGCACTGCCCATCCTTGGCGGCTCCATTCTTAGACTTGTGCTTGGCTTTATGTCCGATTATATTGGTCCAAAACTTACGGCCCAGATCGGAATGTCGATTACGCTAATTCCGTTATTATTAGGCTGGTTGTGGGTGGACTCCCTAAGCCAGTTGTATGTTGTTGCTCTCCTGCTCGGTGTTGCCGGGGCCTCTTTTGCCGCCGCTCTTCCACTTGCGGGACAATGGTATCCCAAGGAGCACCAGGGACTTGCTATGGGAATTGCCGGAGCAGGGAATAGCGGGACGGTACTCGCTACTCTGTTTGCCAACCGACTGGCTACTCATTTCGGCAGCTGGGAAGTCGTTTTTGGACTCGCCATCATTCCAATCGTGGTCGTTTTCATCCTATTCTCCATCTTTGCCCGTAACAGTCCTAACCGACCAGCACCGAAGAAGCTCTCTGAGTACGGCACCTTGCTGAAACAAAGGGATGCCTGGGTATTCTGTGCATTTTATTGTGTAACCTTTGGCGGTTTCGTGGGATTGTGTAACTATCTGACCATCTTCTTCAACACCCAATATAGCTTGTCTCCTGTCCGGGCCGCTGATATCACAACCTTTTGCGTTATTGCCGGAAGCTTCTTCCGACCGGTCGGCGGTTACTTGGCAGACAAGATTGGTGGTACGCGAATGCTGACATTCCTGTACACCGGTGCCTGTGTCATGCTTGTTGGTGTCTCTTTCCTCCCTCCACTTCCTGTGGTCGTCGTCATGTTATTCCTGGGCATGATGTGCCTTGGGGCTGGCAATGGTTCCGTGTTCCAGTTGGTTCCACAACGATTCGGCAATGAAATCGGCCTGATGACAGGCATTGTCGGCGCGGCAGGTGGCTTGGGCGGATACGCACTCCCGCTGATTCTTGGTCAACTGTACAGCTCCTACCAGTCCTATACACCAGGATTCGTCATCCTTAGTCTGATTGCAGCCGCATCCATGCTGCTCGTACTGGTAATGCAGTCCAAATGGCGCGGTCAATGGCTGAAGAAATCTTTTACTACGAGCAAAACGGAATCCACATCCCTCTCTTCATAG
- the fabF gene encoding beta-ketoacyl-ACP synthase II, with the protein MERERVVITGMGIVSPLGNDVVTFWNGLVKGQSGVSLIESFDTTSYKTKMAGVVRDFDGEGRFGRKEARRMDRFCQFAVAAADDALVHSGLDMEKVDRERVGVYIGSGIGGIQTLMEQGKLLSERGPSRVSPTLVPMMISNMAAAMVSMKFGCWGPTLSPVTACSIGNTAIGEAFRLIRDGGADVIIAGGTEAAITEVSLASFGNATALSTRNEAYEMASRPFDAGRDGFVMAEGAGIVVVESLSHALARNANILAEIVGYGASSDAYHMVATHPEGRGAFLAMRAALADAKLQPDDVHVINAHATSTEAGDLSETRAIKQLFGEAAYRIPVTANKSMTGHMLGAAGGAEAISLIQTLQHGIIPPTIHQEQQDPDCDLDYVPNEAREAEMKIGMSNSFGFGGHNAVVVFRKYTS; encoded by the coding sequence ATGGAACGTGAACGTGTTGTGATTACCGGTATGGGAATTGTCTCGCCGCTGGGCAATGATGTAGTTACATTTTGGAACGGACTTGTGAAAGGACAGTCAGGAGTATCATTAATTGAAAGCTTCGATACCACTTCATATAAAACCAAAATGGCTGGTGTGGTCCGAGATTTTGACGGAGAGGGTCGCTTCGGACGCAAGGAAGCCCGTCGTATGGATCGATTTTGCCAATTTGCTGTAGCGGCAGCTGACGATGCTCTTGTGCATTCGGGACTGGATATGGAGAAAGTCGACAGGGAACGGGTTGGGGTATACATTGGTTCCGGCATCGGCGGCATTCAAACGCTGATGGAGCAAGGAAAACTGTTGTCCGAACGTGGTCCCAGCCGAGTTAGTCCGACCCTTGTGCCAATGATGATTTCCAATATGGCAGCTGCCATGGTGAGCATGAAATTCGGATGTTGGGGACCGACGCTTTCACCTGTGACTGCCTGTTCCATTGGAAATACAGCCATAGGTGAGGCCTTCCGGCTGATTCGTGACGGAGGTGCAGATGTCATTATTGCCGGGGGAACCGAAGCAGCTATCACGGAAGTTTCGCTAGCCAGCTTTGGTAATGCCACCGCGTTATCCACAAGAAACGAAGCCTACGAAATGGCGAGTCGCCCCTTTGACGCTGGAAGAGATGGGTTTGTGATGGCAGAAGGTGCGGGGATTGTGGTAGTAGAGTCTCTATCACACGCTCTGGCTAGAAACGCAAATATTCTGGCTGAAATTGTTGGATATGGTGCCAGTTCAGACGCATATCATATGGTAGCGACCCATCCGGAAGGTCGCGGAGCGTTCCTGGCCATGAGAGCTGCGCTTGCAGACGCGAAGCTTCAGCCTGATGACGTGCATGTGATTAACGCCCACGCAACCAGTACCGAAGCAGGAGATCTTTCGGAGACCCGAGCGATTAAACAGCTCTTCGGTGAAGCTGCGTATCGTATTCCCGTGACGGCCAATAAATCAATGACTGGGCACATGCTGGGAGCCGCTGGTGGAGCGGAAGCCATCTCACTGATTCAAACCTTGCAGCATGGCATCATTCCACCAACGATTCATCAGGAGCAGCAGGACCCCGACTGTGATCTGGATTATGTACCTAATGAAGCCAGAGAGGCAGAGATGAAGATCGGAATGTCCAATTCCTTTGGTTTTGGCGGGCATAATGCCGTCGTTGTTTTTCGCAAATATACATCCTGA